One region of Baekduia soli genomic DNA includes:
- a CDS encoding bifunctional phosphoglucose/phosphomannose isomerase, with amino-acid sequence MTTTNLQLDRESIGRIDSSDQLTDVLAIPEHLRDALWKVESSQLSEWDSPAGLVVAGMGGSAIGGALARAALGDSATRPILAARAYGLPPWTTPDTTVLCSSYSGDTEETLACYEAAGALGATRVVATSGGRLAELARADGVPVIPVAGGLQPRAAVAYMTVAALEVAARCGAGPRCASDIDVAAEHLEELVVEWGPEAPEDTLAKSLARGLVGTVPVIAGAGVTTAIAYRWKTQINENAKVPAFWHELPELDHNELVGWTGAGELARFSAVFLEDSDTHPRIADRVELTESLVRDAAAGTFRVQTRGTTLVERVFSMVLLGDLVSVYLAALRGTDPGPVELIDQLKRSLAER; translated from the coding sequence ATGACGACGACCAACCTCCAGCTCGATCGCGAGAGCATCGGGCGCATCGACTCCAGCGATCAGCTCACCGACGTGCTGGCCATCCCGGAGCACCTGCGCGACGCCCTGTGGAAGGTCGAGTCCTCGCAGCTGTCGGAGTGGGACAGCCCGGCGGGCCTGGTCGTGGCCGGCATGGGCGGCTCGGCCATCGGCGGCGCGCTGGCTCGCGCGGCGCTCGGCGACAGCGCGACGCGGCCGATCCTCGCGGCGCGCGCCTACGGCCTGCCGCCGTGGACGACGCCCGACACGACCGTGCTGTGCTCGAGCTACTCGGGCGACACGGAGGAGACCCTGGCCTGCTACGAGGCCGCCGGAGCGCTCGGCGCCACGCGCGTCGTGGCGACCAGCGGCGGCCGCCTGGCCGAGCTCGCGCGCGCCGACGGTGTGCCCGTCATCCCCGTCGCCGGCGGGCTGCAGCCCCGCGCCGCGGTGGCGTACATGACCGTTGCCGCGCTCGAGGTGGCCGCCCGCTGCGGCGCCGGGCCGCGCTGCGCGTCGGACATCGACGTGGCGGCCGAGCACCTCGAGGAGCTCGTCGTGGAATGGGGGCCCGAGGCTCCCGAGGACACGCTGGCCAAGAGCCTGGCCCGAGGCCTGGTCGGCACGGTGCCGGTCATCGCCGGCGCCGGCGTGACGACCGCGATCGCCTACCGCTGGAAGACGCAGATCAACGAGAACGCGAAGGTCCCCGCGTTCTGGCACGAGCTCCCCGAGCTCGACCACAACGAGCTCGTGGGCTGGACCGGGGCGGGCGAGCTCGCGCGCTTCAGCGCCGTGTTCCTCGAGGACAGCGACACGCATCCGCGCATCGCCGACCGCGTCGAGCTGACCGAGAGCCTCGTGCGCGACGCCGCCGCCGGCACGTTCCGCGTCCAGACCCGCGGCACGACGCTCGTCGAGCGCGTCTTCTCCATGGTCCTGCTGGGCGACCTCGTGTCGGTCTACCTGGCGGCGCTGCGGGGCACCGATCCCGGGCCGGTCGAGCTCATCGACCAGCTCAAGCGCAGCCTGGCCGAGCGCTAG
- a CDS encoding MerR family transcriptional regulator, with protein MDALTIHEAAETTGWSPRMLRYIERNGLIEPQRSGAGYRLYGAAELQRLRTLKELLAGHDLGLGEIGFALRLRRDTGLRDAVEAWFEARPERPDDVPADDWLRFEQEKHSRLLEIVRARQSTTTETA; from the coding sequence ATGGACGCCCTCACGATCCACGAGGCTGCGGAGACGACGGGGTGGTCGCCCCGGATGCTGCGCTACATCGAGCGCAACGGGCTCATCGAGCCCCAGCGCTCCGGTGCCGGCTACCGCCTGTACGGCGCCGCCGAGCTCCAGCGCCTGCGCACGCTCAAGGAGCTGCTCGCAGGCCACGACCTCGGCCTCGGGGAGATCGGCTTCGCGCTACGCCTGCGCCGCGACACGGGACTCCGTGACGCGGTGGAGGCGTGGTTCGAGGCACGGCCGGAGCGTCCCGACGACGTGCCGGCCGACGACTGGCTGCGCTTCGAGCAGGAGAAGCACTCGAGGCTGCTGGAGATCGTCCGCGCGCGACAGTCCACCACCACGGAGACCGCATGA
- the ahcY gene encoding adenosylhomocysteinase: MSTTAATTHTDFKVADLGLAEFGRKEIRLAEHEMPGLMKTREEFAASQPLKGARIMGSLHMTIQTAVLIETLTALGAEVRWVSCNIFSTQDHAAAAVAVGPHGTPEDPQGVPVFAWKGETLEEYWWCTEQALTWPGGEGPNMILDDGGDATMLVHKGTEFEKAGAVPDPAGAESEEFRVFLTLLQKSIAQDPGKWTAIGEGILGVTEETTTGVHRLYELAQRGELLFPAINVNDSVTKSKFDNLYGCRHSLVDGINRAVDVMLAGKTAVVCGFGDVGKGSAESLRAQGARVIVTEIDPICALQASMQGYQVATLEDVIETADVFITTTGNKDIILVQDMKRMKHQAIVGNIGHFDNEIDVAGLEKLDGIKRINIKPQVDEWVFPDGHSIILLSEGRLLNLGNATGHPSFVMSNSFTNQTIAQIELFTKNDDYDKQVYVLPKHLDEKVARLHLDAVGVKLTQLRPDQAAYIGVPVEGPYKPDHYRY; this comes from the coding sequence ATGAGCACCACTGCTGCCACGACGCACACCGACTTCAAGGTCGCTGATCTCGGGTTGGCCGAGTTCGGTCGCAAGGAGATCCGCCTGGCCGAGCACGAGATGCCGGGCCTGATGAAGACCCGCGAGGAGTTCGCGGCCTCGCAGCCGTTGAAGGGCGCGCGGATCATGGGCTCGCTGCACATGACGATCCAGACGGCGGTGCTCATCGAGACGCTGACCGCGCTGGGTGCCGAGGTGCGCTGGGTCTCCTGCAACATCTTCTCCACCCAGGACCACGCGGCGGCCGCGGTGGCCGTGGGCCCCCATGGCACGCCGGAGGACCCCCAGGGCGTGCCGGTCTTCGCCTGGAAGGGCGAGACGCTGGAGGAGTACTGGTGGTGCACCGAGCAGGCGCTGACCTGGCCCGGGGGTGAGGGTCCGAACATGATCCTCGACGATGGCGGCGACGCGACGATGCTCGTCCATAAGGGCACCGAGTTCGAGAAGGCCGGCGCCGTGCCCGACCCCGCGGGTGCGGAGTCCGAGGAGTTCCGCGTCTTCCTGACGCTGCTGCAGAAGTCCATCGCGCAGGACCCGGGCAAGTGGACGGCGATCGGCGAGGGCATCCTGGGCGTGACCGAGGAGACCACCACCGGCGTGCATCGCCTCTACGAGCTGGCCCAGCGCGGCGAGCTGCTGTTCCCGGCCATCAACGTCAACGACTCGGTGACCAAGAGCAAGTTCGACAACCTCTACGGCTGCCGGCACTCGCTGGTGGACGGCATCAACCGCGCCGTGGACGTCATGCTGGCCGGCAAGACCGCCGTGGTGTGCGGCTTCGGCGACGTGGGCAAGGGCAGCGCCGAGTCGCTGCGCGCCCAGGGCGCGCGGGTCATCGTCACCGAGATCGACCCGATCTGCGCGCTGCAGGCCTCGATGCAGGGCTACCAGGTCGCCACGCTGGAGGACGTCATCGAGACCGCCGACGTGTTCATCACGACGACCGGCAACAAGGACATCATCCTGGTGCAGGACATGAAGCGCATGAAGCACCAGGCGATCGTGGGCAACATCGGCCACTTCGACAACGAGATCGACGTCGCCGGCCTGGAGAAGCTGGACGGCATCAAGCGCATCAACATCAAGCCGCAGGTCGACGAGTGGGTCTTCCCCGACGGCCACTCGATCATCCTGCTGTCCGAGGGACGCCTGCTGAACCTGGGCAACGCGACCGGCCACCCGTCGTTCGTGATGTCGAACTCGTTCACCAACCAGACGATCGCCCAGATCGAGCTGTTCACCAAGAACGACGACTACGACAAGCAGGTCTACGTGCTGCCCAAGCACCTCGACGAGAAGGTCGCGCGCCTGCACCTGGACGCCGTCGGCGTCAAGCTCACGCAGCTGCGCCCCGACCAGGCCGCCTACATCGGCGTGCCGGTCGAGGGCCCGTACAAGCCGGACCACTACCGCTACTAG